GTCGCGAGACGCGCGCGCGGATCACTGAGGCAGGCATCTGTCTGTTCCTGCAAAAGGGCTATGACGCGACCACGCTTGACGACATAGCGACGCAAGCCGGCATTTCCCGGCGCAATTTCTTTCATTATTTCAAATCGAAGGACGAGATCCTCCTCTCGCTCCAGAGTGGAATGGGCGATATGATCGTCGACGCGCTCGGCGATCAGTCTTCCGCGCAACGCCCACTTGAGGCGGTGCGAAACGCGGTGATCAAGGTCTGTGCGACCATCCCCGCCGACGAGATGATCGCGATCGACGAATTGATGCGAACCAATCCGGTCGTGCAGGCGCGCAAACGGGCGAGCATGATCGAGCACGAAGCGACGCTCTATGCGGCGCTGCGCGAGAAATGGCCGACGCCCGATCAGGCAATCCGGTTGCGGATGGTGGCGATGATGGCGCTTGGGGCGATCCGCCTCGCCACCGACGCGCTTCATCGCGAAGGCGGCAAGCGTCCGTTTACCGACCTGCTTGCAGAGAATTTTTCCGCCCTGCTCGACGAGGTCTGACCGATTGCCGGAAAGACTTTCCGAAGCCCGATGCCGAGATCACATCCGTTTCGCATCGCCCACGCCGGCAATTGCCTGGACTGGAAAATGATCTTTCGTCGGGCACGGCGCGGCAAACGATCGCTAAGCGTCCACACATGGATCGTTGTTGCCGCGGCCAAGCCCGTCAGGGCTTCACGAACCGGAGGGCGAAGCGGTCTGTGTTGCCCTTGATAGAAGGATCGAACACCTTGAGCGAGTGCGCGTCGGCATCGTTCGCAAGGATCGCCGTTTCGGCGTCGAGGACAAAGCCGGCTGCCTCTACCTCCTCGCGAACGGCGGCAGGGTCGATCCGATGAAGTGATTGTGTGTCGTTCGTTCCCGCTCCATCCGTCGCAGCGTGGTCAACGATGATATAAGTGCCCCGGACTTGAGCCTCTCGAAGACGGCGCGATTGAAAGCGGCCGCTGTCGCACCCTTCGCCTGGATCAGCTTGGTGTGCAGGTCGTGATAGAAGAGGTGTAGCCACAGGATGTCGGCGGACTGCGTCACGTCGGGCATCGCGACAAGGTCCGCCGAAACGGCCTCGACATTCTCGCGGCCCGGCTCTTTCGACAGCGCCTGCATTTTCCCGAACGGATCGCTTTCGAAGTGGGCAACTTCGGCCGGCACGAAGCTGTAAACGCGCCCATCTGGCCCGATGATGTCCGAAAAGCGGCGGGTCCAGTCGCCGCCGCCCGGATAGACGTCGATAACTGTCGAGCCCGTTCCGACGCGTGCGAAGCGGATCAACTCTGCGATCTTGGATTGGTCGTCCATTGGACCCTCCTTACGATTGGATGTCTGCCCGCGAGGCGCGCGCCAACGCCTGCGTGTCGATATATTCCTGAATGCGTGCCACTTTGCCGTTCCGCACAGTGATGTCGAACACCTACTCATCCTCGAACGATCTGCCCGTGGCCTTGATCTTCCCCGTCGCGACACCGACGACGATCACGCGCTCGCCCTGCGCGATGAATTCCGGCGGCTTCGGATAGGTCGTCTCGACTTCCTGGGACGCCTTGCGAAGCGCTTCCGCCACGCCCACATGCCCGCGATGCGTGCCTGCCAGCGGCCAACCGTCGCCGGGTATGATCCACTCGATGTCCTCGGCCACCAGCGCCATCAGGCTATCCTCGTCGCCGCGACCGATCGCGGCGAAGAAGTCCTTCACGATCGGAATGGCGTGCTCGGTGCTCATGAGTCTCTCCGATCCTGCATGATGTTGGGTCAGACCTGGGCCATCCCACCGTCAACGGCGAGATCGATGCCCGTGATGAACGAACTCTCGTCGGACGCGAGGAATGTGACGGCGGCCGCAATCTCCTCCGGCTCCCCCCGGCGACCCATGGGGATCTGTGAGGAAAACTGGGCTGCCGCTTGCTCAGCCTGCTGTAGGGTAAGGCCCGTCGTCGTCGCGAGAGCCGGGGTATCGATGGGGCCGGGGCTCATGGAATTCACGCGGATGTTGCGATCCTTCAATTCCAGCGTCCAGGCGCGCGCGAAGCTCCGCACCGCAGCCTTGCTCGCGGCATAAGCGCTGAAGGCGGGTAGTCCCATGATGTTGGAGACCGACGAGGTCAGGATGATCGAGCCGCCGTCTTTAAAGAGCGGGAGCGCCTTCTGAACGGTGAAGAATAGCCCCTTCACGTTCACATCGAAGGTCCGGTCGAAATGTGCTTCGGACGCGGCCTCGAGCGGCGCGACCGTTCCCGCGCCTGCATTCGCGAAGAGGATATCGACGTGGCCGTGCTTCTCTTTGACGACAGCATAGAGCCGGTCCAGATCGTCTAGGCGCGACACGTCTCCCGTGACCGTGGTGACGTTTTCGCCGATGGCGACAGCGGCTTCCCGCAATTCCATCTCACGGCGTCCGGTGATCACGACGTGCGCGCCTTCTTCTACGAAGCGTTTGGCCGTGGCCAAGCCGATTCCGCTGCTGCCACCGGTGATGACGGCGACTTTGCCTTGAAGCTTTTTCATAGCGTTCGATCCTTCGAGATGTTTGGGTCAGGCGCGGGGGCCGCGCCGGATGTCAGAGCTGTGCCAGGCCGCCATCGACGGCGACTTCGCTGGCTGTCATGAAGCTGCTGTCCGACGACGCGAGAAAAGCGGCCACCGCACCGATCTCCGACGGATCGGCCATGCGCTGGAGTGGGGTCACCGCGCCGTAAGCCTTCTGCCCCTCCTCGCCGAGCGCCTCTTTCGCGAGTTCGGTCGCGGTCGCGCCGGGCGACAGCACGTTGACCCGGATGCCGGTGCCCTTCAGGTCTTCCGCCCAGGTCCTCGCAAGATTGCGCACGGCGGCCTTGCTCGCGCTGTAGGCGGTGAAGCCCGGCGCGCCGGTCGTGCCCGCACTCGATCCGGTGAGGATGATCGAGCCGCCTTCGCCCATCAGCGGCAAGGCCTTCTGGACCGTGAAGATGGTGCCCTTCACATTGGTATCAAAAGTCTCGTCGATATGGTTGGCGGTGATCTGACCGAGCGGGAGCGGGCTTCCTGTGCCCGCGTTGGCGAAGACGATGTCGAGGCGCCCGCGCTCTGCCTTTACCGCCGCGTAGAGGCGGTCGAGATCTGCTTCGTCGGAAACCGAGCCCTTTACCGCGCGGGCATTCGACCCGAGATCGGCTATGGCCGCGTCGAGGGCCTCCTGCCGTCGGCCGTAGATGAAGACGGTGGCGCCTTCCTCAATGAAGCGCTTCGCTGCGGCAAGGCCGATGCCGGTCGCACCGCCCGTGATGACGGCAGTCTTTCCATTCAATCTGGTCATTTCGTGGATCTTTCGTTTCGCTGTTTGCGGATATTCGGTTCGTGCGGAGCGGCTCGGTCGAGCTCGAAGATGGGACCAGCGATGTCGGGCGGCGAGTGCGGAAACATGCACATCCGTGGTGCGAAATCGATCCGACGTGGCCTTCGAGAACTGCGGCGTTAGGTGCATATAGGAGGAGGGCTCGCTATACCGAGCAAGGGACGAGCACTGCTGACGGCGCGGGATTGCACCATGACCGACTGGGATGACGTTCGCTATTTCCTGGCGGCCGCGCGCGAAGGATCCGTGCGGGCTGCCGCCAAGCGGCTCGGAGTGAATCATGCGACCGTCCTGCGCCGCATCGCCCAACTCGAAGAGCATCTCGCTGCGCAGATGTTCGAAAAGTTACCGTCGGGCTATCGTTTGACGGAAGCTGGCGAGGAAGTTCTCGAACTCGCGAAACAGATGGAAGTATCGTCCCACCAGTTGGAGACCCGTGTGCTCGGCCGCGACCAGAGCGTGCGCGGTCTGCTGCGGGTCACGCTGACGCCAATCCTCGCGACACATCTGCTCATGCCGGACTTCGCCGA
This DNA window, taken from Sphingomonas sp. AP4-R1, encodes the following:
- a CDS encoding class I SAM-dependent methyltransferase, with product MDDQSKIAELIRFARVGTGSTVIDVYPGGGDWTRRFSDIIGPDGRVYSFVPAEVAHFESDPFGKMQALSKEPGRENVEAVSADLVAMPDVTQSADILWLHLFYHDLHTKLIQAKGATAAAFNRAVFERLKSGALISSLTTLRRMERERTTHNHFIGSTLPPFARR
- a CDS encoding nuclear transport factor 2 family protein; translated protein: MSTEHAIPIVKDFFAAIGRGDEDSLMALVAEDIEWIIPGDGWPLAGTHRGHVGVAEALRKASQEVETTYPKPPEFIAQGERVIVVGVATGKIKATGRSFEDE
- a CDS encoding SDR family NAD(P)-dependent oxidoreductase, giving the protein MKKLQGKVAVITGGSSGIGLATAKRFVEEGAHVVITGRREMELREAAVAIGENVTTVTGDVSRLDDLDRLYAVVKEKHGHVDILFANAGAGTVAPLEAASEAHFDRTFDVNVKGLFFTVQKALPLFKDGGSIILTSSVSNIMGLPAFSAYAASKAAVRSFARAWTLELKDRNIRVNSMSPGPIDTPALATTTGLTLQQAEQAAAQFSSQIPMGRRGEPEEIAAAVTFLASDESSFITGIDLAVDGGMAQV
- a CDS encoding SDR family NAD(P)-dependent oxidoreductase, giving the protein MTRLNGKTAVITGGATGIGLAAAKRFIEEGATVFIYGRRQEALDAAIADLGSNARAVKGSVSDEADLDRLYAAVKAERGRLDIVFANAGTGSPLPLGQITANHIDETFDTNVKGTIFTVQKALPLMGEGGSIILTGSSAGTTGAPGFTAYSASKAAVRNLARTWAEDLKGTGIRVNVLSPGATATELAKEALGEEGQKAYGAVTPLQRMADPSEIGAVAAFLASSDSSFMTASEVAVDGGLAQL